The genomic segment ATCATTCTTACTAGGGAAATGCTTTACTTTATTATGATTCCAAAAGCATATCAATGTTTTATTCAGGACACATTAAAGTTGTTAAAGTAATAAGTTCATAAGAAAGAACACTTGTTCTGATGTTCAATTTATTGAAAATTATGTTTCTCCTATATGTTCAGGGAAACTTGCTGAGCCTTAGCGATATAATGATTATAAAGCAGATTCTTTAACCTCAAAAACCCACCAgcatggaatgtgggagagtgtgggctatgatgtgaaccactcaccatgaggtgcagcagtgctcagagatgtattcaccaaatgcaatgaatgtctcatgataatggaggagattgttgttatgaggggaggagtgggatgaggggggtggggggcttatggggacctcatatttttttaatgtaatattaaaaaactaaataaaaacaaaaaaaatcccaccagcaaatacatgggaaaaaacccaaaaacaaaattagaaacaaaacagatgtgatatatttaaagAACTGAGAAATAGTTCATATCACTTTTTAACCCTTCATCATTCATCCAGACCTGAGatttacacttttttattttaagtatttatttcagTTTGGATTTAATTAGTACATGCTAGAGTCTGTGATCATATGAAGACTAAGAACTGTTTCAGATGCCTTATGTAATGTTTCATTTAAGGACAACCTTGTGAACAATGACTACTACCaggcctgttttacagatgaggacttGGACACACAGAGGGATTAAGTCACTTGTTCAACTGGTTATTAGCAGTGAATGCTTCATTTGAACCTGTCTGTCTTGCTCAATGTCTGTGATCCGAAACACCACACTACACTGTCTCTCTGTGCCATGCTAGGCGTTAGCTGCTGAAAAGACTGGTGATCCTCTTCCTGTATTATAATTAAAAAGTGTAATGCACATACATTTTATCTACACTGAAATTCATATGGCTGTTCCTTAAATTCTTCTGGCTGCAAATTTCTGTATAAGTTCATTAAGCTGCACTTTTTTGGTTTTATATACGTATTTAATGCCAGTTGCTGAATTGACCATGTGCTTAATCTGTGCATGGTATAATTCTCATACCACTATTCCCAACACTTAACAATCAGAGGACGGAACAGCATCATAGCAGTCTGTAAAGCAGGTGAATAAGCACGGACAATTCCCAGATGGGGCCGTTGTAGTTGGGTGCTCTGTAAGTGCTACCTGTGACAGAAGGCATTCTTTAAGGAGGATTGTTCAACTGGTTAGAACACAAACTTGGCAGAGATGTGATTGAATGGGAAAACTGATTAATAGATAGTTAGAAAAAGGTATATTTTTGCCTTCCTCCCAAAAATGCTTTTCAAACAAATCAAAGAATCAAGTATAAAAAAGGacgatgaatgcacaaatatatgaacACACCAAAATTCCATTGATTGTagtctttggatggatttatgttttattaatatgcaacaataaaattgattacttaaaaataaataaataaaccatccaccttaaaaaaaaagaagaaaatgatggtgtattagttttctgttgtggacctaacaaattaccacaaatttagccgcttaaagcaacacaaatttattacctTCTAATTCTATAAGTTAGAAGTCCAACACGAACTTCAGTGGACTAAAATCAAGAGCTTGTCAGGGCTATGTTTCTTCCAGGAGGTTCTAGCAGAaaaatctgtttccttgtcttttccatcTTCTAGAGGCCTCCTGCATGCCTGACCTCATTGTCTCCTTCCTCCATCTTAACAAGCCAACAATGCTTGGATGAGTCCTCTTCACACTGCATCTCTCCAATGATCTCTTCTTTAGACAAATATCCCTCTTTTCTCCATTCTGCCTCCCACTGCCACTTTTTAAAGGCCTTTTGATCATATTGAGCCCACCCGGATAATCCACCATACTCTCCCCACCACAAAATCATTAACTGgatcacatctgcaaaattcTTTTTGCCAGTAAATTAACATTTTCACAGGCTGAAGGGATTAGGGTTGGGCATTTGGGGGGACTCTTATAATGCCTACTATAAAGGCAAATTGCTATCTAAAGATGTGAAAACGCTTTCTACCAACATAAGCAAAGAATGATGTCAAAAGTGGAAAGTCTAGGGGATTTggcaatctgaaaattaaaaataattgtagtGGAGAATGCTATTTGTTCactaaaatctgttttattttccacAGTAGTGGAATTTAACTTGGGCATATGGCTGCTCAATTTAACTCCGCATTTTCCAGCCCTCCCCTTAACCCTCGCCACTCCCACTCTTCATCCCTGCCTTGAAGCTCAGTGTGGCTGTTTGGCCAATTTTATATGATCAGAAGGGCCTTGTGGACCTTGAGGTTTTTCATAATTTAAAGACAACCTACTCACCCTAGAactcttcctttctcctccttgTCTTTTGAAACATGGATGTACCCACGAGTCAGCTTTGACCATGGAGAACAGTACTCTGAAGCAGGGCTGACAAGCTTGTCCAGAACTGCCCAGATAGTAGTAGTTTTGGCTGTGTGGGCCATATGGCCTCTGTTTCAGGTGCTCCACTCTCTATTGTAACACAAAGACAGGCAAACAAATGAGTGTATCTGTGTtaataaggaaaattttatttactgAGTCAGGAGCCATGGTTTACCAACACCAGCTCTAGGGGATGGAGGAccaatcagaaggaaagaaactgaGTTCCTGAGTAAGATGTCCTCTAAAGTGGACCATTGACATCAGGTACAATTTCGTTCACTaaaatctgttcttttcttttttaagccaCTGCATTTTTGAACTCTGTGTCATAGTAACTGAGCCTTTAACTACTATAACTACACATTTATATGTACACAGAGGCACATATTGAACAGGGAAAAGCTTTTGAAACCTGTGTGATAGTCAATGATTAATACCCTGAGTTATGGAATGCTTTTACAAGTCAatcagaaaaacaacaacaaaacctctAACAATCTAACAGAAAAGTAGGTAGAAAAAATGGACAGGGAATTGACTAAGGAGGAAATGCAAGTGAATACAAATGAATCCAGTTGAATAAAGATTATTATATGAAGTTCAGTTAGATGATACttaagtgaaaataaatatggAGATACAAGTTCTGTCTTTTGAAACtgacaagaaagaaaatttttttttgaaaagtatgCAGTATTTATGACTATGTGAAggaataaattcttttctaagGGAAGgataaaatgttaaaacatttctaaaagagatCTAAAAATGTGCATTAAAACATTAAGAAATGCACATATATTTTGGCCAAGCAATTACATTTCTTGGAAATCTATTGTAGGATAATCATAAATATGCTTAGGTTTTCCAAAGTATACATAACAacatcattttataaaataaagaaagaatatagTTCTAACCACAGGaaagaagtttaataaaatgctcattaaaatgaacaaaacattttttaagattATTAGACAACATGGAAACATATTCTAGATAGCTGAAGTGAATCAATGTTTTAGGAGATTTTCCCCAGAATCCTAACTTtattaaagaatatataaatgttCCAAAATGACAGTAAGATTGATTATAGCTAGGTGTCAGGATAAAGAGtgatcttcatttttctttatctatttttccaTATGCTCCAATGTTTCCTTTATATTCTGTATTGTTTTCACTATTTGAAAATCAAAtataattcataataaaattacattataatgcaaattaaaactggaAACATTTGCAACTGGTTAATTCATTTTTTGACAGATATTGATTGTGTTTCCATATGTGCAGGTGCTCTTTTAGGCAATGGAGATAAAATAATGAACAAGACAAAGCCCCTGCCCTTCCAGAGTTTATTTTCTGATTGGTGACATagatattaaacaaataaatgaaagaattctTAAGATAATTACAGATAATGAGGTGATATAGAGAAAATAAACTAAGTCCAGGTTAGTGAGTTTCAGCTGAACCCTCAAGGATAAGAAAGATCCAGCTGTGAAGAGCCATGGGGAGACCATTTCCggaaggagaaaataaatgcaAGACCCAGAAGCAGCAAAGAGCTTGGCCAATGATAGAGGTATAGACAGGGTCAGAGTGAATTGTGAGTATGGGATTGGAGTAGGGGTGAAAGGCAGGCAGCAACCAGAAAGTAAAATGTATAAGCCTTGATATGgagtttattttatattctatattgAAATCAAGCTATTGATAAGTTTTAAGTAAGAAAGTGTTATCtaatgtatgttttaaaaaacttGATCCTGCCTGTTACCGAGGACTGGCATGCCTAAAATAGAAAAAGTACATagtaatgaattaaaaaaaaaacaaaataatgatttGGGATAATGGCCAAAGgttgggaaaaggaagaaatacaagtTAGTAAGACACATGGGAAATatgaaagaaatttaatataTGTTAGATACAAAGATACAATGAGAAGGGTAACCACACAGTTGAGATTGTATAGTAATACAATTTTGGAAAAAAACTACCAGTAACTCTCAAAGGCTTTACAAAAATTCCCTTCCCAGTAATTCTCCCCCATTGAATCTACTTTCAGAAAATGATCACTACTGACAAAAATGCATGTACAGGGTGCTGAAATTAAATGATTGCTAGAATAAAGGTTTGTGGTGGCTTATGTTTTGGTAGAGCAATTATATGTAATTTTGTTCTCTTcattgtaccattctacatttatCAAAACAGCTACAAGTGGAAGAAGCTATTTCTATAATCAAATAAATGGTTATTGAAgaaagaaatgtccaaaataaaGACATCATAATGTATAGATGATATTatgtagaagaaaaaataaaatgaaaaaaaatcttcaaaattagGTATACCTGAGTTTCAACTTGTTTAACTATATTCAAGTTTCATGATTTACGGAAAACCAACTTCTCTTAGACTCAGtatccttatctgtaaaatgggctagTAATAtatgtcttttgtttgtttgttttaagatttattttttatttatttctctccccttcccccccaccccccaattgtctgctctctgtgtccatttgctgtgtgttcttctgtgaccatgtctatccttatcagcggcaccaggaatctgtgtttcttttcattgcgtcatcttgctgcgtcagttctccgtgtgggcagtgccattcttgggcatgctgcactttctttcgcgctgggcagctctccttacagggcgcactccttacatgtgggtctcccctacgcgggggacacccctgcatggcacggcactccttgcatgcatcagcactgcacatgggccagctccacacgggtcaaggaggccccgggtttgaactgcagacatcccatgtgataggcagacaccctatccattaagtcaagtctgcttcccagtaatgTATGCCTTTAAGCACTTGTGTGAGGGTAAATAAATGCATAAGTATCACTAATCTGGTATTGTGAAATATTCTAATATTATACACTAATATTAATTCTTCTAGATATAACCAAAATACTAATAACAATTTCATTCTTAATATGTAGTAGtcactttgatttttattttaataaatgttctTTCCATTTAATCCTAAAATCAAGATGAACTATTGTTatccccatcttacagatgagaaaattgagacataggaatgttataTGTCCAAGTCACTAAGCACATAGGTGGTATATCCAGTATCTGATTCCAAAATCCAAATTTTTATTAGGTTGGTACAAAAGTAATTGTGGCTTTTGCATTGCTGatatttgctgtttgatattggaatatattcttaaataattgtggttatgttatatatcattttaatgtgcatttctcactttatgtttttttgctaagcaaatttgagcgattttcttatttgcttcaaaatgggtcataaagcacaTTTGGGcaacaacacatttggccaggaactgctaataaatgtacagtgcagtggtggtttaAGAAGTTTtgtaaaggagatgagagccttgaagatgaggagtgtagtggctgaccattggaagttgacaacggCCAATTGAGAACACTCACTGAAGCtaatcctcttacaactacatgagAGGTTGCCTAAGAACTCAACATAGACCATCCAatggtcatttggcatttgaagcaaattggaaaggtgaaaaagctcaataagtgggtgcctcatgagctgactgaaaattttaaaaattgttgtttttaattgtcatCTTCTCATGTTCTATGCAACATTTCTCAATCGGATTGTGATGTAccatgaaaagtggattttatacaacaaccagcaatgaccagctcagtggttggaccaagatgaagctccaaagcacttcccaaaggcaaacttgtaccaaaaaaggtcatggtcactgttctgtggtctgctgctggtctgatccactacagctttctgaatctggtgaaaccattacatctgagaagtatgctcaacaaattgatgagatgcaccaaaaactgcaacacTTGCAGCCaccattggtcaacagaaagggctgGATTCTTCTCCACAAAAACTCCCTACTGCATGTCATGccaccaatgcttcaaaagttgaaggaatggactatgaagttttgcctcatctgccatattcacctgacctcttgccaactaactaccatttcttcaagcatctcaacaacttttgagggaaaatgcttccacaagcagcagaatgcagaaaatgctttccaagagttcactgaatcccaaagcacagatttttatgctacaggaataagaaaacttatttctcattggcaaaaatgttttgattgtaatgattcctattttgattaataaagttgtgtttgagcctagttataatgatctaaaattcacagtccaaaaccacaattccttttgcaccaacctagtGACTATGCATGTTTAAGATTTTtaactctcttttatttttgttgtttcaaTTTATAGATAAGTTCTGTATTTGTATATAATAGGTGTGCAGAAAACTGTATGCAGAAATCTACTCATTCAGCATTAAACCAGTCcctaaaggaaacaaacagatgCCTGTGGCATTCTTCCAGCATATACTTATCCACTGCTTATTACTTGAATCTACACTAAAGGATAGTAAGACAATTTATCATAGTGTTgatgaatttatattttagttgTGAGGAAAAGACACAACAAATGCATTACATGTTGTCAAGAAAAAGGGACACAGTGCTCAGAAGAGGCAGCAGTCACTTCTGCTGTAAGCATGTAAGCATGTATCTTTTCCTAGAAAGATGACTTTTGAATAGACCTTGGATGTATGGTGGACAGTCAAACCAGCAAGTGAAACAGAGAATGAGTAATAAATGAACAGTCTCAGCTAACCTGCTGTGTTTGACTGGAGTTTAGAAAGCAATTTACTTGGGAGAGACATCCAGGAGCAAGGGCCAGACCATGGTAAGTGTTGAATGTTGTTTTAATAAGCAGAGAACCTCTGAGGGCATTTTACAAGAGACCTTGTACTACTTCAGGAAGATGATTCTGCCAACTATAGAAAGAATTGGCAGATGTTAAGACTGAAAGGTGGGATGTAATTCAGAGAGGAGGGTTTTTCAGCTATTAAGGGAGAGGTAATGAAGAATTGAAGGTGATAAAGGGGATGTGGATAACAGGTAGGAGTGTAAGGTTTGGTTATGATGAGTTCCAGGTACATGTAGAACGTTCATCCATGTGAGGATGCCCATCAGAAAGTGATAATCTCTTTCAAAATAATCTTCAGTATCTAAGTATCCCAACTGTAAATAGCATTTCAGTAAATCAGGAGAAAGAAATATAAGGTCAAATTCTATCTCTAAATTTTCAAAAAGTTGCCCTCCCTGATTGCAGAAAACAACATTTGCATGTTCCAATATTGTATCCCATAGTGTTCAGTACAAATAAACCTAAATATCCATTTCTTAAAAGCCTATAATGTGGAAAAGCTTTTAGCTTAGAACCACATAAATAACTAAAGACACAGTAGTTTCAAGcccagagatttatttttatttgccaaCTATCTATTATTTCATAATTCCCAGTTATTAGGAAGTCATCTCACCCTAAAATAAAAACTAGTATTTAGAAGCGCATTACATCATTGAAACACAGCAGAAACTAAGATTTGCCAATTCCATTCTTAATCTAATACTAATTTACTAAAGGTGGGGCACTAGATTTAAATGTTGTGCCTAGTAGGAAATTTGGAATAATTGATCTTACTCTACATACTTCGTGGGAGTCTTATGATTGTTGAAACTGTctgaccatttaaaaaaaaaaaaaggtgtcatTCTGCCAAATCCTGTATTAGTAaactatttatttctttatataagaAAAGATGTCAAGTTGGAGTTCTAAATTATCTCTGTAGCAAACATGGGTTCAACTAGAGCATAAActtcatatatgaaaatataaaaacaccAACAACCATGCCTTTAGAACAATGATGTGATTTTTCCCAACTTTAATTGTactctgtaaaagaaaaaaaaatcacttttacaTACAAAACAAAATAGTAGGCTTTTATTTTGTACTGCAGCTCTAAGACACAGAAGGTAAGGTTATCTTTGAGATGATTACCCAAAGACCTACAAAATCTTTCTTCCAGAGTAGCCCAAATAAATTAATGGAGATGACAAAAGCAGTAGGACAGAACTTTATGAGATCCAGCACATTTCTAAGAAGGCTAAGTATGTTTTAAAAGctcaagcaaataaataattctgTAGTTTACAATGTCAAATCCAAAAGCAAAGGGAGATTTAACAAAAGTTATTTTAATTGAAAGTATAGCCCATCTGTCACtattattggaaaaaaaatatctaAACACATACAGATACACTTATACACGTGAGCTTGACTCATGCACAAATGCTTAAGTTGGGAAGGATCAGGCTTTGAAAACTGTTCCCTAGAAAATGGATTTATTCAGGCAAACTTATACATGAGTCAACATACATATTTTACAAACCATAAGATTGGTTAAGATCATaagattatttttgttttcttttttttttcttttgccagagAAGGCTTTCAACAAATGTTTTATCACATTCATAGAAAGAATTGAAGAACAAAGCCACAGAAAGCAACAGTATTTCAATATATAACACTCAATAGAGTTTAAATAGTCACACTAGCTCTTTTATGATCTCATTGCTATTGGTAGCTTCTTCCAATTCTTCCATCATTAATTCCTGTTTGGGTTTTCCAGCACTTTTTCTGTAAAGCAGATTATCCCCATGAGGGTTTTGAAATGTAGGCTCCTGGGCTAGCTGGTTAGATATGTTTATGACCacgttgtttttggtttttaggGAGTAGGTTTCCTTGGGCTTTGCTCTTCTATGGCAGAACTGGAGCTGAAAAGCATCTTGAAAACCACGGCGGAAATTCTCATTGAAGAAACCATAAATGATTGGGTTGACGCTGCTGTTGCAAAATGCCAACCAGTGTGCAAAAGGGTATATGTAAATGTTTATAATCTGAAGCTCATTTGGAGAAAGGTCAGCATAATCTGAGAGCATCATCAGAGTCCACAGGGGCAGCCAGGACAGTATGAAAAGCAGGGCCACAATCAGTAGCATCTTAATGACTTTCTGCTTCTTCTTGGACACTGTGTGCCACTGCTCCTGGTTCTGATTGCCAGTGTGGGGCACAGTAGTCTTGAAGAGTGAAATCCCAATTCTTCCATACATGATGACAATGAGGGACAGGGGAGCCAGGTAGATGTTGGCAAATAGCACAGTGGTGTAGATCTTCCTCATTTCCTGATTTGGCCAATCTTCACGGCACCAGTAGACTGGACTGGTTTTATTGTGGGAGTTGAGTTTCACACGGTAATATCTTTCTTCTTGTACATGTAACATTATTGCAGATGGAAACATAATGGTGATGGCCAGGACCCATATTATCATAATAATGATAAATGCTGTCTTGATAGTGAACTTTGGTTTAAAAGGGTAGACAACACACCAGAACCTGCAATTAAAGGCAAAGATCAATGAGAAAATGCCTGATAATGTCTGACTGACTCATGAATCAAATTAATTTAGATAATTATTATGAGTCTCCCACTTACATTCTCCTGCAAAACACAGAAAGATACCACTTGCAGAAGAGAGGCATGCATTGACATTTTCTGTAATTGATATATGAGGTAACTTTCAACTCAAAATTTGAATAAATGGAGTATATCagataataaataattataataaagataAATTGCATATATTgaacatgaaaatttaaaactctgtTCCAGGTATTTGTGCTTACTGTCTGGCATGCTTTATCTCTTTAAGTGTCTCCAtttaaaagatgggaaaataGAGTAAAAACTTTGTCCATAATTACAGGATTTTAACACAGGTAGTTTGACTCCAGAGTCCATCCTTTTAACCTCAACAGTATTATCACTAGACTTCTACCTTTATGTGGATGTGGGACAGTAAAACAGGTGCCAATCAATGAACCATTTCACCCTCATGTCCTTGTATGACCTCCTTTCACATTATCTGTAGGCTTGACGATATAATTTACTTTGTCCAATGGGACATTAGCAAACACAATGCAAGCAGTAACTTTTTATGAACTTGCACATCAAAGCTTGCCCTTTTGGAATGCTTCCTCTTGAAGGTCAGCTACCAGGTTGTAAAGAATCTTGAGCTAAATGAGAGGCCATATGATGACAGACCACGGAGGCTGAAAGACTGGCCATCTTAGAGGTTCTGGCCCTAGCTTAACACCCAAGTGAATGATACAGCAGGAGTGATTTCAGCTACAACACACAGAAGAGGAGCACCACACAGTCAAATCACAGAATCATGAAaaattgtaaattatttttgttttaagacaCTAACATTTTTAGTAGTTTGTTTCACAGCAATAAGAGTCTGGAAGCTTCCAAGAGTTCTGATTATGGGCTAAGCATGGAAACTCAACCTCAGTGCACAGATAGCatggttcattttatttcactATTGAGATTCTTATTATTGAGATTATTGATGCTCATTATGTTAATCACAAATAAGCATACTATTATGTAACTGtgtaatatttcttatttttcaaagtagTATCACCTATTTAATAATTGATTTTATGATAATTCTGTGAAactgaaatattatgaaaattattaCTGTCCATATCTCCAGAAAGGAACTATAACTTTTAGTGGCAGAGTAGGAACTCCAAATGAACTCATTTGACATATCTTTGTAGAATGACTTATTATCTTGGGCTTTGACAGCTCTTTTGTCTTCTTTATAACTCCTTTATTACATGTATAAGTTCTTCCATCTTAACCTCCAAGTTTTCCTCTAGTCTTCCAATTAATGCATTCTTCCACCCACCTACCCTTAAATTATAGGTAACTTCATAGGCACAATTCTAGGtattttgatttttcctttgGCCAACAAATGGAGACCCTGGAGAGGTAAATATGAAGAAGATTGAAAATGGTCACTGGAGAGAAATAGTCAAGAACATCCACATAATTTTTGCTAAAATCATGCTGAAGAGTTTTGACTTTATCCAGTGGACAATGGAGATTCACTGAAGGATTTTATTTGACCAACAGCGAGATCAGTTTTACAACTTAAGAAACTTATTTAggttgtacattctatccaaactgtACGTTCCATGGCTCTTGCTTTCATCTCAGATTTCTGCAGTCATCATCCAGTAAGTTTTTGggtgttttccttagtccaaaaggaaaaatcccatactcctttgtagcagtttaatattattgatgaattccaaaaagaaatactggattatgtttgtaaactgatcttttcctctgggcatattagattatattggattctgagttttacttgattaaataatcaggtaaacctcttgtggctgtaggacattgagtcccaccccttggtgggtggggactcacagacaaaagacatggcaaaggagagagttggagggtttttgatgttggagttttgatgttggagtttgatgctgaagccttaagctggagctctgggaagtaagcttagagaggaaacagaagcaagacccaggaagagccctggcccaggaaaagaagcccaaggaatggaagaaaccaggaagcctgaactctcacagatgtctGTAGCcgtcttgctctaacacgtggaattagactttgg from the Dasypus novemcinctus isolate mDasNov1 chromosome 1, mDasNov1.1.hap2, whole genome shotgun sequence genome contains:
- the NPFFR2 gene encoding neuropeptide FF receptor 2, with amino-acid sequence MSEKWDSNSSENWSHLWTVNDTKHELYSDINITYVDYYLHQPQVAAIFIISYFLIFFLCMVGNTVVCFIVIRNKDMHTVTNLFILNLAISDLLVGIFCMPITLLDNIIVGWPFGSTMCKISGLVQGISVAASVFTLVAIAVDRFWCVVYPFKPKFTIKTAFIIIMIIWVLAITIMFPSAIMLHVQEERYYRVKLNSHNKTSPVYWCREDWPNQEMRKIYTTVLFANIYLAPLSLIVIMYGRIGISLFKTTVPHTGNQNQEQWHTVSKKKQKVIKMLLIVALLFILSWLPLWTLMMLSDYADLSPNELQIINIYIYPFAHWLAFCNSSVNPIIYGFFNENFRRGFQDAFQLQFCHRRAKPKETYSLKTKNNVVINISNQLAQEPTFQNPHGDNLLYRKSAGKPKQELMMEELEEATNSNEIIKELV